From a single Geoanaerobacter pelophilus genomic region:
- a CDS encoding hybrid sensor histidine kinase/response regulator, with protein sequence MNVLIVEDNVNARKLLRITFEHYNCTVFEAQDGEEGLDLASRHHPDIIISDALMPRMDGFQLLRALKADPELKPIPFIFYSSTYTGEMEAELALSLGAEAFVSKPTEPEALWQKTCAIIKEWEKRQHVPTPSAINENDEQYLREYSRIVATKLEEKVLELEDALLQRRQAEDELRSLNEELTREIAERKLVENTLKEQEEELATIFENAPFVMLLLDEDRKVRRVNAQACLLTGLAVSEMIDHRSGEALRCIHALETSDGCGFSLNCRKCVIRTTVLDTFDTGQSHHQVETSLPLVIDNKEQSKTFLFSTIRVSVAQQAMVLLSLQDVSEYKKLELQLLHAQKMESIGTLAGGIAHDFNNILTAIIGYGDMTLMNMNPEDPQHRNLVFMLEAARRAAALAKDLLLFSRKQISVKKVVDLNEIVRSVEKFLQRIIGEDIDCIMSLESVALPVFADAHQLEQVLMNLATNARDAMPDGGSLSIATERISLDDAFIATHAYGSSGSYALLTVTDTGMGMDDETCRQIFDPFFTTKEIGKGTGLGMSVVYGIIKQHEGHIALNSEPGAGTTFKIYLPLNVTKLTEQEAEVSPEKPVTGSEVILLAEDDEIVRTMAQSLLSGFGYEVIVAVDGEDAVQKFRENQERIQLLLFDMIMPKKSGKEAYGEIRELKPQIKVIFTSGYATDPAHQKVQVGETGMMIPKPYLPTNLLTMVRSVLDKG encoded by the coding sequence GTGAACGTACTGATCGTCGAAGACAATGTAAATGCCCGCAAACTTTTGAGGATCACCTTTGAGCATTATAACTGCACTGTCTTTGAGGCTCAGGACGGAGAGGAAGGGCTTGACCTCGCATCCCGCCACCATCCGGACATCATCATCTCCGATGCCCTTATGCCGCGCATGGACGGCTTTCAGCTACTGAGAGCACTGAAGGCCGATCCTGAGCTCAAGCCAATCCCGTTTATTTTCTATTCATCAACCTATACCGGAGAAATGGAGGCCGAACTGGCCCTTTCACTAGGCGCTGAGGCCTTTGTTTCCAAACCGACCGAACCGGAAGCTCTCTGGCAAAAAACCTGCGCCATCATAAAGGAATGGGAAAAACGCCAACATGTGCCAACGCCCTCTGCTATCAATGAGAATGACGAACAGTATCTTCGCGAATACAGCCGCATTGTTGCCACCAAGCTGGAAGAAAAGGTGCTGGAACTCGAAGATGCTCTGCTGCAGCGCAGACAGGCCGAAGACGAGCTGCGCAGCCTTAATGAAGAGCTAACCAGGGAGATCGCCGAACGCAAGCTGGTTGAAAACACGCTTAAAGAGCAGGAAGAAGAACTGGCGACAATCTTCGAAAATGCTCCTTTTGTCATGCTGCTGCTTGACGAGGATCGTAAGGTCCGCAGGGTCAATGCCCAGGCCTGCCTGCTGACCGGCTTGGCAGTCAGTGAAATGATTGACCACCGCAGCGGCGAAGCGTTGCGCTGCATTCACGCCCTTGAAACCTCTGATGGCTGCGGTTTCAGCCTTAATTGCCGGAAATGCGTCATCCGGACAACGGTGCTGGACACCTTTGACACCGGGCAGAGCCATCATCAGGTCGAAACGTCCCTGCCTCTCGTAATTGACAACAAGGAACAATCCAAGACATTTCTTTTTTCCACAATCCGGGTATCAGTTGCCCAGCAGGCAATGGTCCTGCTCAGTCTCCAGGATGTCAGCGAATACAAGAAGCTTGAATTGCAACTACTGCACGCGCAGAAAATGGAATCGATCGGCACCCTGGCCGGTGGCATAGCTCATGATTTCAATAATATCCTGACCGCGATCATCGGCTATGGGGATATGACCCTGATGAACATGAACCCGGAGGACCCCCAGCATAGAAACCTCGTCTTCATGCTGGAAGCGGCACGTCGGGCTGCAGCACTGGCGAAGGATCTGCTCCTGTTCAGCAGGAAGCAGATCAGCGTCAAAAAAGTTGTCGACCTCAACGAAATTGTCCGTTCTGTGGAAAAGTTTCTGCAAAGAATTATCGGCGAAGATATCGATTGCATAATGTCGCTGGAAAGCGTCGCACTCCCGGTGTTTGCCGATGCCCACCAGCTTGAACAGGTCTTGATGAACCTTGCCACGAATGCTCGGGATGCCATGCCTGATGGGGGCTCACTATCCATTGCCACTGAACGGATCTCCCTTGACGATGCCTTCATTGCCACCCACGCTTACGGAAGCAGCGGGTCATATGCACTGCTTACGGTAACTGACACCGGAATGGGTATGGACGATGAGACCTGTCGACAAATTTTCGATCCATTCTTTACGACAAAAGAGATCGGCAAAGGGACCGGACTGGGGATGTCGGTGGTCTACGGAATCATCAAGCAACACGAAGGACATATCGCGTTGAACAGCGAGCCTGGGGCAGGCACGACATTCAAAATATACCTGCCGCTCAATGTCACAAAACTAACTGAGCAAGAAGCCGAAGTCAGCCCCGAGAAACCGGTAACCGGCTCCGAAGTGATTCTTTTGGCAGAGGATGACGAAATTGTGCGTACCATGGCGCAATCGTTGCTCAGCGGCTTCGGTTATGAGGTCATTGTCGCAGTCGATGGCGAAGATGCCGTGCAGAAGTTCCGGGAGAACCAAGAACGCATCCAGCTGCTTTTGTTTGATATGATCATGCCCAAGAAAAGCGGCAAGGAAGCCTATGGCGAGATTCGGGAGTTGAAACCACAGATAAAGGTGATATTCACCAGCGGCTATGCAACCGATCCGGCCCATCAGAAAGTCCAGGTAGGGGAAACCGGGATGATGATCCCTAAGCCGTATTTGCCGACCAACCTGCTGACAATGGTGCGTAGCGTTCTGGATAAAGGGTGA
- a CDS encoding response regulator, protein MKKALVIEDNKDNLKLITYALERHGYTVIAAETGVKGVELAISDPPCFVIMDINLPDIDGFEATRRIRQSSSNGDIPIIAITSYAMAGDMDRIIAAGCTGYFEKPIDPLTIADNIHALLDRVKKQKTGN, encoded by the coding sequence ATGAAAAAAGCACTGGTCATTGAGGATAATAAAGACAATCTGAAGCTCATTACCTATGCCCTAGAGCGTCACGGTTACACAGTGATTGCTGCAGAGACCGGCGTGAAAGGGGTGGAGCTTGCCATCAGCGATCCGCCCTGTTTTGTGATCATGGACATCAACCTGCCGGACATCGATGGTTTTGAGGCAACCAGGCGCATCCGTCAAAGCAGCTCCAACGGCGATATCCCTATTATTGCCATCACTTCCTATGCCATGGCAGGCGACATGGACCGAATCATTGCTGCCGGCTGTACCGGCTATTTCGAAAAACCGATAGATCCATTGACCATCGCGGACAATATCCATGCATTGCTTGATCGGGTTAAGAAACAGAAAACCGGTAACTAG
- a CDS encoding PAS domain-containing sensor histidine kinase, with the protein MTEIPVITPDELADLQERARKLARDKSYLQLIVNLINKVSACQGLDPMIETLLNNILTVIGGTNIILYYLIDDEIHYADLMGKQQVIEQIDDDLVKRVLELRTPLETEHDFCDTQMMSPEFTKAYTWVFPLLVGRELIGVIKLENLHLGMRELYAELPTFFIFVSSLLKNEIYNHTRLKQSYDQLSEINEELELEIAERELTEDELRKARDELEMRVAERTAALQVANEKLQEDLSERKLAQEALRKYAEELHDLYNHAPCGYHSLDKDGLFIRVNDTELQWLGYERDEIIGRKRFSDIVTQQSVQTFRENYPRFKQQGWVKDLEFEMVRKDGTILPVILSATAVSDSDGNYLMSRSTIYDITDRKRTEESEHLLSSIVESTDDAILSKDLHENILSWNKGAERIYGYSAEEIIGKNIRILIPPEREKEVNEIMGSIQRGERIEHFTTERIRKNGERIFVSLTISPIRDSTGVIVRASVISRDITEQVQLAEQIKSQQVNQEELIQQRTAELLERGRELQDNQLALMNIVDDLNQKTDELESANAKLMELDRLKSMFIASMSHELRTPLNSIIGFSSILRDEWLGPVNAEQKENLSTIFRSGKHLLNLINDVIDVSKIEAGKVDTRIEEFDLHELMSEAVQYLDKEVKEKGLGLNLELHHQTICTDRRRLLQCVINLLSNAYKFTEQGGITIKTFCEDATEAPICISIADTGIGIAEEDIPRLFKPFVRLDSPIKIIVPGTGLGLYLTRKLVGEVLKGDIICASKLDMGSTFTIRIPERINEKSTGH; encoded by the coding sequence ATGACTGAGATACCAGTCATAACCCCTGATGAATTGGCCGACTTGCAGGAGCGCGCCAGAAAACTTGCCAGAGACAAGTCATATCTGCAGTTGATCGTCAATCTGATCAATAAGGTAAGCGCCTGCCAGGGGCTTGATCCTATGATTGAAACCCTGTTGAATAATATCCTGACGGTTATTGGCGGCACCAATATCATCCTGTACTACCTGATTGACGATGAGATACATTATGCCGACCTCATGGGTAAACAGCAGGTCATAGAGCAGATCGATGACGATCTGGTTAAGAGAGTTCTTGAGCTGCGGACGCCCCTTGAAACCGAGCACGATTTCTGTGACACGCAGATGATGAGCCCGGAGTTTACCAAGGCCTACACCTGGGTGTTCCCTCTGTTGGTTGGCCGAGAGTTGATCGGTGTCATCAAACTGGAAAACCTGCACCTTGGCATGAGGGAATTATATGCCGAGCTACCGACCTTTTTCATCTTTGTCAGCAGCCTCCTGAAAAATGAAATATACAACCACACCCGGCTGAAACAATCTTACGACCAACTGAGTGAGATCAATGAGGAGCTGGAACTGGAGATTGCCGAACGGGAGCTGACCGAGGATGAACTGCGCAAGGCGCGGGACGAGTTGGAAATGCGGGTTGCCGAGCGAACCGCGGCATTGCAGGTTGCCAACGAAAAACTGCAGGAGGACCTTAGCGAGCGTAAACTGGCGCAAGAGGCATTGCGCAAATACGCCGAAGAGCTCCATGATCTCTACAACCATGCCCCCTGCGGTTACCATTCCCTGGACAAGGATGGTCTATTCATCCGTGTCAACGATACCGAACTTCAATGGCTGGGATACGAGCGCGACGAGATCATCGGCAGAAAGCGTTTTTCCGATATTGTCACCCAGCAGAGCGTGCAAACCTTTCGGGAAAACTACCCCCGTTTCAAGCAGCAGGGCTGGGTAAAAGATCTGGAATTTGAGATGGTGCGCAAGGACGGGACCATTCTACCCGTTATCCTCAGCGCTACAGCGGTCAGCGACAGTGACGGTAACTACCTGATGAGCCGCTCGACCATTTACGACATAACTGATCGCAAAAGGACCGAGGAGTCGGAGCATCTACTCAGTTCCATTGTTGAATCAACAGATGATGCCATTCTCAGCAAGGACTTGCATGAAAATATCCTTTCCTGGAACAAAGGCGCGGAACGTATCTATGGGTATTCGGCAGAAGAAATCATTGGTAAGAACATCAGGATCCTGATTCCTCCGGAACGTGAAAAAGAAGTTAATGAAATCATGGGTTCGATCCAACGCGGCGAGCGGATCGAACACTTTACCACTGAAAGAATCCGTAAAAACGGTGAACGGATTTTCGTATCGCTCACCATATCACCAATCAGGGACTCGACTGGTGTAATCGTCAGAGCATCGGTTATCTCCCGCGATATAACCGAGCAGGTGCAGCTGGCTGAGCAAATCAAGTCGCAACAGGTCAACCAGGAAGAGCTGATCCAACAACGAACAGCGGAACTGCTGGAAAGAGGCCGGGAGCTCCAGGACAACCAGCTGGCGCTGATGAATATAGTCGATGATCTCAACCAGAAAACCGACGAGCTGGAAAGCGCCAATGCCAAATTGATGGAACTGGACCGGTTAAAGTCAATGTTCATTGCCTCGATGAGCCATGAGTTGCGAACGCCACTCAATTCTATCATCGGGTTCTCCAGCATCCTTCGTGATGAATGGCTTGGCCCGGTCAATGCGGAACAGAAGGAGAACCTCTCCACCATCTTTCGCTCAGGCAAGCACCTGCTCAATCTCATCAATGATGTCATTGATGTTTCCAAGATTGAAGCAGGCAAGGTGGATACCCGTATCGAGGAGTTCGATCTCCATGAACTCATGTCTGAAGCGGTCCAGTACCTCGATAAAGAGGTGAAAGAAAAAGGGTTGGGGCTTAACTTGGAACTGCACCACCAGACCATCTGCACTGACCGGAGACGCCTCCTCCAGTGCGTTATCAATCTGCTGAGTAATGCCTACAAATTTACGGAACAAGGCGGGATCACAATAAAAACTTTCTGCGAAGATGCAACGGAAGCGCCTATCTGCATTTCCATCGCAGATACCGGCATCGGCATTGCTGAAGAGGATATCCCCAGACTTTTCAAACCGTTCGTTCGGCTGGATTCGCCCATAAAAATTATTGTCCCGGGCACAGGACTGGGACTGTATCTTACCCGCAAACTGGTTGGAGAAGTCCTTAAAGGTGATATAATTTGCGCAAGTAAACTCGATATGGGGAGCACCTTTACCATCCGCATACCGGAGAGAATCAATGAAAAAAGCACTGGTCATTGA
- a CDS encoding DUF1638 domain-containing protein, whose protein sequence is MTPHSPPLLLLGCGILQQEIHFLIEKNGWPLDTYFIDSALHINFDKLSQALTSALKHNDGREVIVFYGACHPLMEEMLSSATTFRTEGQNCVEMLLGNERFTHELEQGAFFLLEEWAQHWEQIVTATFGTNLKVIRELYQSDRRYLLAVSTPCSGDFRVAAEEAGRLVGLPLKQLEVSLDNLEAVLKKAIRRKMRETS, encoded by the coding sequence ATGACCCCTCATTCCCCTCCCCTATTGCTTCTGGGCTGTGGCATCTTACAGCAAGAAATTCATTTTCTCATCGAGAAGAATGGCTGGCCGCTTGATACATACTTTATCGACTCAGCGTTGCACATCAATTTTGACAAACTGTCCCAGGCTTTAACCTCGGCACTGAAACATAATGATGGACGTGAGGTCATTGTTTTCTATGGTGCCTGCCATCCACTCATGGAAGAGATGCTCTCCTCGGCCACGACGTTCCGCACCGAGGGGCAGAACTGTGTGGAGATGCTTTTGGGGAACGAGCGATTTACCCATGAACTGGAACAAGGGGCCTTTTTTCTTCTGGAAGAGTGGGCGCAGCACTGGGAGCAAATCGTAACCGCAACCTTCGGCACTAATCTGAAAGTGATCCGGGAGCTTTACCAGAGTGATCGCCGGTATCTGCTTGCTGTTTCAACCCCCTGCTCCGGCGATTTCCGGGTTGCAGCCGAGGAAGCCGGCCGATTGGTAGGACTGCCTCTAAAACAGCTCGAGGTTTCTCTGGATAACCTGGAAGCAGTGCTGAAAAAAGCGATACGCAGAAAAATGCGAGAAACCTCATGA
- a CDS encoding uroporphyrinogen decarboxylase family protein: MTGMERLNAAIKGTPADRIPVFCNLLDQGAKELGLSIEEYYSRGEYVAEAQLKMREKYGYDNLWSLFYVGKEAELLGCGKIIFAKDGPPNVGEMIIKKYDDIAKLQVPDDITSHPAFAEELECLRILKAEAGGRYPICAYLTASMTLPAMLMGMEKWLQMLMMGPSELRDELLAKCSDFFQKQIAAYRAAGADVLVYSNPFGSTDFIPRKFFNELSLPWMERDLGPGGTAGIVYYCGSSRFNDVIEAVINRLGIGAFYLSPMDDIAEGKRLIAGRGLTCGVINDIMLLEWSKDEIRTEVKRMIDAGKTGGKFLFGTLVMPYAIPEANIRAMLEAAYEYGRIEGPQ, from the coding sequence ATGACAGGCATGGAGCGTTTGAATGCCGCCATCAAAGGCACACCAGCCGACCGGATCCCGGTTTTCTGTAACCTGCTCGACCAGGGGGCCAAAGAACTGGGCCTCTCCATTGAGGAGTATTATTCACGCGGTGAATATGTGGCCGAGGCGCAACTCAAAATGCGGGAGAAATACGGCTACGATAATCTTTGGAGCCTCTTTTATGTCGGCAAGGAGGCCGAACTTCTAGGATGTGGCAAGATCATCTTTGCCAAGGACGGCCCCCCCAACGTTGGCGAGATGATTATCAAGAAATATGATGATATCGCCAAACTACAGGTACCCGATGACATTACCAGCCACCCTGCCTTTGCCGAAGAGCTTGAATGCCTGCGAATCCTCAAGGCTGAGGCTGGCGGCAGGTATCCGATCTGTGCCTACCTGACTGCTTCGATGACTCTGCCGGCCATGTTGATGGGTATGGAAAAATGGCTGCAGATGCTGATGATGGGGCCAAGCGAACTGCGCGACGAGCTGCTGGCCAAGTGCTCGGACTTCTTTCAAAAGCAGATAGCTGCCTACCGGGCCGCTGGCGCCGATGTTCTGGTCTACTCGAACCCCTTCGGCTCCACCGACTTTATTCCTCGTAAGTTCTTCAATGAACTGTCGCTCCCCTGGATGGAGCGCGATCTCGGCCCGGGTGGGACAGCAGGTATTGTCTATTATTGCGGCAGCTCCCGCTTCAACGATGTGATCGAAGCGGTCATCAACCGTCTGGGGATTGGTGCGTTTTACCTGAGCCCAATGGATGACATCGCTGAGGGGAAACGGCTGATAGCGGGGCGCGGACTTACCTGCGGCGTTATAAACGACATCATGCTCCTCGAATGGTCGAAGGACGAGATCAGGACAGAGGTAAAAAGGATGATCGACGCAGGCAAAACTGGCGGAAAGTTCCTGTTCGGCACACTGGTCATGCCTTATGCCATACCGGAAGCCAATATAAGGGCAATGCTGGAGGCAGCCTATGAATACGGCAGGATTGAGGGACCGCAATGA
- a CDS encoding cobalamin B12-binding domain-containing protein produces the protein MDTDRDKALLVVHNALQRGFTPEAVVFEVVVPSIELMMQTVSENQGGSLAQHFMAAQIASEVVDEMLPLFHKAPQSIGSVIIGTSQGDFHGLGKRIVGGCLKAMMVEVIDLGLNVAPERFIDEAVAHDAQVIGISSMMVHTAKGENGCCRVRELLKTRGLEDKIKIAVGGAPYRFNPQLYAEVGADTWAENGIKAGKVISDLIREVHRT, from the coding sequence ATGGACACGGACCGGGACAAGGCGCTGTTGGTTGTTCACAATGCCCTGCAACGGGGGTTCACTCCGGAAGCGGTGGTATTTGAGGTTGTCGTGCCATCAATCGAGCTGATGATGCAAACAGTCAGCGAGAACCAAGGGGGAAGTCTGGCTCAGCACTTCATGGCAGCCCAGATTGCCTCAGAGGTAGTCGATGAAATGTTGCCGCTTTTCCATAAAGCCCCTCAGAGTATCGGTAGTGTGATCATAGGTACCTCCCAAGGGGACTTTCACGGGCTGGGCAAACGAATTGTCGGGGGGTGCCTGAAAGCCATGATGGTTGAGGTTATTGATCTCGGCCTCAATGTTGCGCCGGAGCGATTCATCGATGAGGCTGTGGCTCACGATGCCCAAGTCATCGGTATTTCATCCATGATGGTACATACCGCAAAAGGAGAGAACGGCTGCTGTCGGGTAAGGGAACTGCTCAAAACACGTGGCCTGGAAGATAAAATCAAGATTGCGGTAGGCGGTGCTCCGTACCGATTCAATCCGCAGCTATATGCCGAAGTTGGGGCAGATACCTGGGCTGAAAATGGCATCAAAGCCGGCAAAGTGATCTCCGATCTGATCCGGGAGGTACACAGAACATGA
- a CDS encoding PAS domain-containing protein: protein MKLLPRHLNNRTIVLVAIVLCVTGILSGWVTATRQSERLITAMRDHSSVMVEHFAENCARFLILEDYAELESFLLKSAELPNVVQLQVFEPDGRIVGDTKRTLDGKLIVPTDMKRIVLPSNSKPSDSISGEHLVFWYPITAGKLLGWVRADFSLASINRSQEETLTQNLILAMLWVICSAAMIFIVLRPTAVALNKLALFARELNECKGNRIEVHHETIEIEALEESLNYASGKLLSAEQQLISDRERLRKSEENYRRLLDTIQEGIWVIDKDAVTTFVNPRMADTLGYTPEEMIGRHLFTFMDEQGRAIAEQNIERRKQGIKEQHDFEFIRKDGQRIYTRLETGPIHDDTGNYMGSIAAVADITERKQAEIRLHASEQLFRSLAENSPDVIVRYDREGRRIYVNPEFERVNRLSAQEVIGRKPVELSTELAPIATEFTEKLMAAMASGTVAKIDLSWNKEGKAICWFVRVVPEFDADGKVVSALTIWNDITERKQTEEELRLLNEELDLRVQARTAELKGKNAELERLNKIFVGRELRMIELKERIKALEAQTPGNIDTA from the coding sequence ATGAAACTGCTTCCGCGTCACCTGAATAACCGTACGATCGTCCTGGTTGCCATCGTGTTATGCGTGACCGGCATCCTCTCGGGGTGGGTCACGGCAACGCGTCAGTCCGAGCGGCTGATCACAGCGATGCGCGACCACTCATCTGTCATGGTCGAACATTTTGCCGAAAATTGCGCACGGTTTCTCATCCTCGAAGACTATGCCGAGCTGGAATCATTTCTCCTCAAATCAGCGGAGCTGCCAAACGTGGTTCAGCTGCAGGTATTCGAACCAGATGGCAGAATTGTCGGCGACACCAAACGGACTCTGGACGGCAAACTTATTGTGCCAACTGATATGAAACGCATTGTTCTGCCGAGCAACAGCAAGCCTTCAGATAGCATTTCCGGAGAGCATCTGGTTTTCTGGTACCCGATTACAGCCGGCAAGCTGCTCGGCTGGGTCAGGGCCGATTTCAGTCTGGCATCCATTAATCGATCCCAGGAAGAGACATTGACGCAAAACTTGATCCTCGCAATGCTGTGGGTTATCTGCAGTGCGGCAATGATATTCATTGTATTACGACCAACGGCAGTAGCGTTGAACAAACTGGCACTCTTTGCCCGGGAGCTGAACGAATGCAAGGGTAACCGGATTGAAGTTCATCACGAAACCATTGAAATAGAGGCGCTTGAGGAGTCGCTCAACTATGCCTCGGGAAAACTCCTCTCCGCAGAGCAGCAACTGATCAGCGACCGGGAACGGTTGCGTAAAAGTGAAGAGAACTACCGGCGCCTGTTGGATACGATCCAGGAAGGGATTTGGGTCATTGACAAAGATGCCGTAACCACGTTTGTCAATCCCCGTATGGCGGATACCTTGGGTTATACCCCCGAGGAAATGATCGGCAGGCACCTGTTTACTTTTATGGATGAACAAGGCAGAGCAATTGCCGAGCAGAATATTGAACGGCGCAAACAAGGAATAAAGGAACAGCACGATTTTGAATTTATCAGAAAAGATGGTCAGCGGATTTATACGCGACTCGAAACCGGACCGATACACGATGATACAGGAAATTACATGGGGTCAATTGCAGCAGTTGCCGATATTACCGAGCGTAAACAGGCGGAGATCAGGCTTCATGCCAGCGAGCAGCTCTTTCGTTCTTTGGCGGAAAACTCTCCGGACGTTATTGTGCGCTACGATCGGGAAGGGAGGCGGATCTACGTCAATCCAGAATTCGAGCGGGTCAATCGACTCTCTGCACAGGAAGTAATCGGCAGAAAACCGGTAGAACTCTCAACTGAACTGGCTCCCATCGCAACCGAGTTTACTGAAAAGCTGATGGCAGCGATGGCATCCGGTACGGTGGCAAAAATCGATCTGTCATGGAACAAGGAAGGAAAAGCCATTTGCTGGTTTGTGCGCGTTGTTCCGGAGTTTGATGCAGACGGCAAGGTAGTCAGTGCCCTAACCATCTGGAACGACATTACCGAACGCAAGCAAACAGAGGAGGAATTGCGTTTACTAAACGAAGAGCTAGATCTTCGTGTCCAGGCAAGGACTGCAGAACTTAAAGGGAAAAATGCTGAGCTGGAACGCCTTAACAAGATATTTGTCGGCAGGGAACTGCGAATGATCGAGCTGAAGGAACGGATCAAAGCATTGGAAGCCCAAACACCGGGCAACATTGACACTGCTTAA